The following coding sequences are from one Brienomyrus brachyistius isolate T26 chromosome 15, BBRACH_0.4, whole genome shotgun sequence window:
- the dapk3 gene encoding death-associated protein kinase 3 — protein MAGFRQEDVELHYEMGEELGSGQFAIVRKCREKSTGRDYAAKFIKKRRLSSSRRGVSCEEIEREVNILREIQHANIITLHDIFENKTDVILILELVSGGELFDFLAEKESLTEEEATQFLKQILDGVHYLHSKNIAHFDLKPENIMLLDKNVTNPRIKLIDFGIAHKIKEGNEFKNIFGTPEFVAPEIVNYEPLGLEADMWSIGVITYILLSGASPFLGETKQETLTNISAVDYDFDEEYFANTSELAKDFIRRLLVRDPKKRMTIDDSLEHPWIKVIKRRNVRQEESERRPERRRLKTTRLKEYTIKSHSSMPPNNTYVNFERFSQVMEGITAAEEGLQQLERNQRSCQEDVAALLSIYEEKESWYKEEKESVEEELVRIQQELQRAQARRRQNQEEVRAATLSANALRRKFGRLEKRYEVLAENVHAEVRWVEELVQSLASEGCSVTSMR, from the exons ATGGCTGGTTTCAGGCAAGAAGATGTGGAGCTGCACTATGAAATGGGTGAAGAGTTGGGGAG TGGGCAGTTCGCTATTGTGCGGAAGTGCCGGGAGAAGAGCACTGGCCGTGATTATGCAGCAAAGTTCATCAAGAAACGGAGGCTGTCGTCCAGCCGGCGTGGAGTCAGCTGTGAAGAGATTGAACGCGAGGTCAACATATTGCGCGAGATCCAGCATGCCAACATCATCACTCTGCATGACATCTTTGAGAACAAGACGGATGTTATCCTCATCTTAGAGCTTGTTTCTGGTGGGGAGCTCTTTGACTTCCTGGCTGAGAAGGAGTCCCTAACGGAGGAGGAGGCCACCCAGTTTCTTAAGCAGATCCTGGATGGTGTCCACTACCTTCATTCAAAAAATATTGCCCATTTTGACCTAAAG CCTGAGAACATTATGCTGCTTGATAAGAACGTGACCAACCCCAGGATCAAACTCATAGACTTTGGAATAGCACATAAAATCAAAGAAGGCAATGAGTTCAAGAACATCTTTGGGACCCCCGAGTTTGTGG CCCCTGAAATTGTCAACTATGAGCCACTTGGCCTGGAAGCAGACATGTG GAGCATTGGGGTCATCACATACATCTT GCTGAGTGGAGCTTCTCCGTTTCTTGGAGAGACCAAGCAGGAAACGCTCACCAACATCTCGGCTGTTGACTATGACTTTGATGAAGAGTACTTTGCCAACACCAGCGAGCTGGCCAAAGACTTCATACGAAGGCTGCTGGTCCGAGATCCCAA AAAAAGGATGACAATTGACGATAGTCTGGAGCATCCATGGATCAAG GTAATCAAGCGCAGGAACGTCCGGCAGGAAGAGAGCGAGCGCCGTCCAGAGCGTCGCCGGCTAAAGACCACACGCCTGAAGGAGTACACCATCAAGTCCCACTCCAGCATGCCGCCCAACAACACCTATGTCAACTTCGAGCGCTTCTCCCAGGTTATGGAGGGCATCACAGCCGCAGAGGAGGGCCTGCAGCAGCTGGAGCGCAACCAGAGGTCCTGTCAGGAGGATGTGGCCGCTCTGTTGTCCATCTACGAGGAGAAGGAGAGCTGGTACAAGGAGGAGAAGGAAAGCGTCGAGGAGGAGCTGGTGCGCATCCAGCAGGAGTTGCAGCGTGCACAGGCACGACGACGACAGAACCAGGAGGAGGTGCGAGCGGCCACACTGTCCGCCAACGCCCTCAGGCGCAAGTTCGGCCGGCTGGAGAAGCGCTACGAGGTGCTGGCGGAGAACGTGCACGCGGAGGTGCGCTGGGTGGAGGAGCTCGTCCAGTCGCTTGCATCGGAAGGCTGCTCTGTCACTAGCATGCGCTGA